One genomic region from Cryptococcus gattii WM276 chromosome C, complete sequence encodes:
- a CDS encoding glycerate-and formate-dehydrogenase, putative (Similar to TIGR gene model, INSD accession AAW42574.1) translates to MPVAVFPRRKILGIGYPRFAIPEWKELAEKCDIHYFIPDERKQVIREIKRLCDEQGPFDAAYVLFGTAAYSPFHPDLLGPLFDKPGYCGLFAQGGAGYDDVDYEWLAANGCYLSNTPNAVTEATADMGILLMLAATRGLYEAEVSVRAGQWRKGIELTDDPTEMTIGFIGLGAIGKSMAKKTKPWNMKILYHNRKPLSKEEEQILGATFVSLDELLAQSDVISLNCPLTPETRGILSDKEFQKMKDGVYIVNTARGAVIDEPALIRALESGKVRRAGLDVLTNEPCAESPLYSMKNVTLQPHLGAFTKGTMLRGEREVFANVKQYMETGVPVNPVNTPACVEKEK, encoded by the exons ATGCCTGTCGCCGTCTTTCCTCGTCGAAAAATCTTGGGTATCGGGTATCCTCGCTTCGCTATTCCCGAATGGAAAGAACTTGCGGAAAAGTGTGATATTCACTACTTCATCCCAGACGAGCGCAAACAAGTCATTCGGGAGATTAAGAGACTTTGTGACGAACAAGGGCCTTTTGATGCTGCTTATGTT CTCTTCGGAACTGCCGCTTACTCTCCATTCCATCCCGACCTGCTCGGACCCCTCTTTGATAAGCCTGGGTACTGTGGTCTCTTCGCTCAAGGCGGTGCAG GTTACGACGATGTTGACTATGAATGGCTGGCTGCCAACGGATGCTATCTCTCCAATACCCCCAATGCTGTCACAGAAGCTACCGCTGACATGGGCATTTTGCTCATGCTCGCCGCCACCAGAGGCCTCTACGAAGCTGAAGTTAGCGTCAGGGCTGGACAATGGAGAAAAGGCATTGAGTTGACAGATGATCCTACTGAAATGACCATTGGCTTTATTGGACTCG GTGCGATCGGTAAGAGCATGGCCAAGAAGACCAAGCCTTGGAACATGAAAATTCTCTATCACAATCGAAAACCTCTGTCCAAAGAAG AGGAACAGATCCTCGGGGCTACTTTTGTCTCTTTGGATGAGCTCCTCGCTCAGTCTGATGTCATCTCCCTCAACTGTCCTCTCACCCCTGAGACACGAGGCATTCTCTCGGACAAAGAGTTtcagaagatgaaggatggAGTGTACATCGTTAATACTGCTCGA GGAGCTGTAATCGATGAACCAGCCCTTATTCGAGCTCTCGAGTCTGGCAAGGTCCGACGAGCAGGCCTTGATGTTCTTACCAATGAGCCCTGTGCCGAATCACCTCTATACAGCATGAAGAACGTCACTCTTCAACCACATCTTGGAGCATTCACTAAGGGGACCATGTTGAGAGGGGAACGGGAAGTGTTTGCCAATGTGAAGCAGTA TATGGAAACTGGGGTACCCGTCAACCCTGTCAACACCCCTGCTTGtgttgagaaggagaagtaA